The Solanum lycopersicum chromosome 8, SLM_r2.1 DNA segment GGGATGACATGTGACAAAATTCCTAGATGTAGATGTTGATAGGATGTCTTATTTTGAGTTGAGGGACTACATAAAGGAACTAGAATATACAATAGATTGTGATTTTTTCATCAAGAGGGATGGGTTATTGGTCTTTGTTGATAATGATAAGGCTATATTTGACCTTTTCAATATGATGAATGATGGGGATACAGTGGAGGTGTATGTTTTTCATGGGGTTAGTGAAGCTAATCAGGCCCCACTTGAATTGGAGTTTGTCCCCCATGTGACTGAAAGTGGGGTAGGTGAGGAATCTTTTAATGAGACTTCTAACCCTAATAATCAGCCTTCTACTTCTACTTTTCCTTCCATCCCTACAACTGGTCCTTTTGAAACTTCCAGCACTCCATTTGAAGCTCAGTCTTCTACTGTGCCTCCACCATCTCCTTCTATTGTGCCTCCTCCTTCATTTGATTATCCTATAATAGATGATGATCCAACCGATGATGAAGTGGAAGATGAATAAGGATCTGAAGAGGATACTAGTGAAGATACTGAGGTTGACAGTGATGTTCATCAAGAGTATGTAGATATAAGGGCAACCAAGAGGCATTTCAAAAGGTCACAAAGGAGAAGTAGGGGAACTACTTCAGATCAGATTAATGTTAATGAGAAAGGTCCTGATATAGGGTATGATGAGACAAATAATGGTATTAGGGAAAGCTTAGTTGGTAAGCTTGGAGGTGATGAACCTTATTATCTAAGTGATGAAGTTCCTAGCTTTGAAATAGATGGTGAAGAGGTTGATCAAGTAGTGCATAAACCTGTTAGGAGGAAGAAAACCCCAAATAGAGTTGTGTTTGATACAACTGCAAAAAAGATTGTTTGGGAATTAGGACTGTTTTTGGAACTGTTGAAGAATTTAGAGTGGCAGTGACAAGATATGCAATCCAAGAGcatattcaaattgaaaaatatgtaaatgaGCCTGGCAGAGTTAGAGTGAGATGTTGTAAAGAGTGTTGTCCTTGGTTGTTGTGTGCAAGTAAGGATAAAACTAGTGGAGATTTCATTGTTAAAACATACAACACTATCCATAAATGTTTGACATCAACTCATAACTACTTGTGCAACTCAAAGTTTTTGGCCACCAAATGCAAAGAAAGAATAACTCAACAGCCAAACATCAACATTGTCTTGTTGCAGGACATTATTAGAAAGGAGTTGGATATTAATGTTGGTAGGACAACAGTGAGAAGAGCTAGGACTAGAGTGTTACAAGAGATCATGGGTGATCACATTGTGGAGTATGGTAGGATTTTTGGTTATAGAGATGAAATATTAAGGAGTAATCCAGGTAGTACTTGTGTAGTGAAGGTTGGAGAAGATTCTGAAACTGGGCAGAAAATTTTTGAAGGATTTTATGTTTGCTTCAATGCTTTAAATAAAGCATTTTTTGGAGGTGCTAGAAGGTTGATTGGTTTTGATGGGTGTTTTCTCAAAGTTGTGTGTAAAGTCCAGTTGTTAGTGGCAGTTTGTAGAGATGGAAACAACCAAATTCTCCCTATTGCTTGGGCAGTTGTTGAGGTTGAGAATCAGTATACCTGGACATGGTTTCTTGAACTAGTGAAGAATGATCTTGAACTTGGAGAAGGGCATCAACTATCCATCATTAGTGATATGCAAAAGGTAATTACTAATATCCATCTTACTACTTTATTGTTGTTGAGTTTTGcactttaatttattcttttctgTTATGTTGGTTTGTTAGGGACTAGAAATTGTTGTGGATACTTTATTGCCACTTGTTGAACATAGAAAATATGCAAGACATGTTCTTGCAAATTGGTCAAAAAATTGGAAAGGAGTTGAAAGAAGAAGAGTGTTTTGGAGGATTGCTGAATCCACATTTGAAGCTGAGATGATGGAAAATATAGAGACAATGAGAAAATTAGGACAAGAAGGTTTGGATAATCTTTTATGGTACAATTTGAATACATGGTGCAAGAAGTATTTTGAAGAATATAGCAAATGTGATGTTGtggacaaaataaaataaattgtaaatatCGCACATACATAACAAGATATACTATTATTGATTATAACTTCCTTCCACattaaagttataaatatatatatactagatggGAAAGGCCCGTGGCAAGCACGGGCGCAAATAGTCAAAATATCAGAATCATTGATGATAGTTGTCGCAGAAGATAAGGTAATGTGATATGTTATATAGTATTAGagatattcaaaatatatgtaCAACTGATATTGGACATCAAAATGATCCATATTAACTAAggtaataaaatcaaaatatttttttgacatatGAGATCAACATGTGGATGCTGCTGTTCATTTTCAGTTGCtgatcttcttcatcattcccAAAACCATAGCATAGGGAGTTGTTAGGGGTTCCTGAGAAAATTTTTAGTGTTAGTAAATTTAGAAAGTTGAGTTGTTAATGACAAAAGTGAAACCGTTCAAAAAGTATATATGACAAAAATGTGGAATATAATATTATCAGCGAAGCTAAATAACGAAGGCTTCACAAAAAGTTAACTTATTCATTATCTGGACAAAAAGTTAACTGATTCATTTCATTCTCCCTATTGAGCAAACTTGAATCGACTGAGAATCCAAAAACTTCATTAAGCAAAAGTCACAAAATCAAGTGAGGAAGTTCCTGTAATTAGAGAAATTAAGGTATgttaaaaagtgaaaatacaatatttaaattcatatcAGCTGGATGTTGTCATTGTCCTGTATTTAAATAGGCAATAACACATGAGATAATTGgcagaatttgagaaaaactcATTGTACAAACAGAGGATTGCTTCAGATCCTCAGTATTTAGGGGTGAGAAATTCATATTTTCCAGTGAGGTAAGCAGGTTCAGTGAAAGTATACCAAGATGCTCATGTAAGTTATAATGTAAAGTTCGCAGAAATTAAACTGGAAAATGGTACAAATTTTTAACACAATAAATGTTGGGAAGATATATGTTATGCTATTGCAGAAGCTCATCACTTGATTTACATTGTTGGGTGGTCTGTTTTTCATaagattaaattataattattcagAATTCTGAAGGCATATCAAAAACAAAGATGCAAACAGAGGCATGGTATAcctgatttttgaaaaaaatgcaGCAGTTGGCTAACTTAAAAGTGCAGCAAAGTTTAGCCAAATACATAGGAAAACCATTGGCTCAAATATAGCCAAAAGTGTAGCAAGATTTAGCTCAACACATAGCAACAATAGATAGAAATTTGATCAGAAGTGTAACAAATAGTTTAGTCTAAAATTCAGCAGCAATACGATACAAAATCAGCAACCCATGGtctaaaatacatcaaaaaaaaTGGAGcagaaaaagattaaaatgcAACAATGATTCAACCTCAAAATGAGGTATCAAACCATAGCATCCAACCTCATCAAAGGCAACAACTAATTCTCATCAAAGACAGACAGGGCAGACACattatctctattttttttccattcctGTTTCAAGTAGTTCATGATTTGttaaactaatttataatttatcaatgacactcttaaattttattaaatttcaaatacttgtaaatgttttgaattgttaatcattgtgatttatagtttgattttgaataataaatgtgATAATCAGATGTAGACTGACCTTTTACAGTTTTTTTGTTGGTGTGGGTGGTTCAAATTTCAGAGTTGCATTTGAAGAACCAGCTGCAGTAGTTGTTTCTGTCACCTCCATCTCACTTATCTCCAAAGGTCTTACCTTTTTGGAATTCCTATCAATAGTGGTTGGTGGAGTATGTTGCTTTTCCATGTAGGAAATAATGGAGTAAGTTGCTTGTGTGTTGTTTGAGGTACCCCAAGATGACTTCCTTAGCTGAATTTGAAATAGTTTGTTGGACAACACCTCATGGACATGATTAATATGCAAGTATTGCCTCTGTAAATGTAAAGAGTGAGAAGAAATTCTTTGTGACAATAGATGCGTTGGCTGGAATAAGAGATCACCTTAGCACAGGTTATGTCAAATATGTCTTCCGCTGTCATGGTGAGTAGTTTTTCTCCCAATTCAGCAGAGATAGATGCTGTGACTATAGCAGTACCGTCAGTAAGATCAATTTGAAAGATACACCTGAAATCATGATAAGTTAAAAATATGAGTGTTTgttacttttcctttttctgaCTATTTGAGATTTGATTTAATGTgcttttttctattattattatagggACAATTTATGATTCATTCTTAAtacatatcaataatttttgttgttatgtATGTGATCTATTAATTTTAGAGGTTGAAGGACAGCCTTCTACCAAAAACTGTTTTCGATTTTGGTACTTACATAGTTAAAGTATAACTTAATGCTTCTGTATATGTATAggtcttatattattttttcaaacataTAGTTGTACTAAATGAAGATATCTTAAAGTAAAACTATTTAGAACTACTAAGCAACTAATGTAAAGTCAATTTGGTATAAACTTGTCACTATTTTCTGTTATAAATGATGCACATCAGTGAACATTGTCATATATACGGGTTATCAATAGCACATAATATGTTTTCTTAAGTAGATATATCAATTGAACAAAGacgaaggagaaggagaaataCCGAGGAAGTAATGTTGTTTTCCGATTGCATTTTGGACAATGAAAATCCTTTCTATCTTTTGTGCGCTTCTTTTGTTTGCATCCTGAGCATTCAAGTACACAAAAATCTTGCAATTCATCTGATATGGCCATTTCTACTTCAACATAGAAGAGTCCCATCTGTTGGGaaatatcatatacataatacatgttgagttattgatgaataaataaaatttgtttttattatttaataaatatgcaAATTCTTAAATTATCAGCTTGAATTATGACTTATAGAAGTTGGTTATGAAATTTGTTCAATAGAGACAACTTGTTGGCCGGCAGGAGTCAATACCATGAGAGGGGCAAATGAGCTTGTTGAGGTTTTGTTCGACGCCCGACCTAACAAcattgatttattttcttttgccCTATTGTTACAACAAATAGTTGGTttaataggttctttaaatgcAAATTAAAGCTAGAGAATAGTGATGGCATGTTAGTACCATTTGGTGAGTTCTAGTGCCTATGGGTAAGTAGGAGCTACGCGTATCGTTGAATTGTACCTACTCTACAGTGACAACCCTGTACGACAGAATGCTTGCATAACGTTTTgttatcatataaatttttttgctaaaaagTTCAATGCATGTACCTTGAAAAGTAGAGATTCTTATATTCCTGCCAAGGATTACAATAAGAtccatttctttttcaatttttgcttTGATTTCATTTCCTTCAATTTCTCCAAAATCCTCCCATAGAGTGAGGAGAAATTGACTTTTGCTGAAGTACCATGATAACGACCAGATGATAAGTGATGGTACGATTAAGTAAACAATAAAAGTGTTtacttattcaaaatattttcattaaatgggAAAATATAAGGCAAAATGG contains these protein-coding regions:
- the LOC112942085 gene encoding uncharacterized protein, with amino-acid sequence MGDHIVEYGRIFGYRDEILRSNPGSTCVVKVGEDSETGQKIFEGFYVCFNALNKAFFGGARRLIGFDGCFLKVVCKVQLLVAVCRDGNNQILPIAWAVVEVENQYTWTWFLELVKNDLELGEGHQLSIISDMQKGLEIVVDTLLPLVEHRKYARHVLANWSKNWKGVERRRVFWRIAESTFEAEMMENIETMRKLGQEGLDNLLWYNLNTWCKKYFEEYSKCDVVDKIK
- the LOC112942084 gene encoding uncharacterized protein: MYYVYDISQQMGLFYVEVEMAISDELQDFCVLECSGCKQKKRTKDRKDFHCPKCNRKTTLLPRCIFQIDLTDGTAIVTASISAELGEKLLTMTAEDIFDITCAKRQYLHINHVHEVLSNKLFQIQLRKSSWGTSNNTQATYSIISYMEKQHTPPTTIDRNSKKVRPLEISEMEVTETTTAAGSSNATLKFEPPTPTKKL